A stretch of the Massilia sp. W12 genome encodes the following:
- a CDS encoding GFA family protein: MKHFASCHCQKVQIEIDAPSVLEVQECNCSMCTRTGFLHVIVPASRFTLLCGEEDLTCYTFNTGVAKHYFCKHCGCKPFYVPRSNPDGFSVNLRCIDQSTVQAVNLSQFNGQEWEQEGAALAHLSRE; the protein is encoded by the coding sequence ATGAAACACTTCGCCTCATGCCATTGCCAGAAAGTGCAAATCGAAATCGACGCGCCTTCCGTGCTGGAAGTGCAGGAATGCAATTGCTCCATGTGCACCCGCACCGGCTTTTTACATGTGATTGTGCCGGCCTCCCGCTTCACGCTCTTGTGCGGGGAAGAGGATTTGACTTGCTACACGTTTAATACCGGCGTGGCCAAGCATTATTTTTGCAAGCACTGCGGCTGCAAACCGTTTTACGTGCCGCGCAGCAACCCGGATGGCTTCAGCGTGAATTTGCGCTGCATTGATCAAAGCACGGTGCAGGCGGTGAATTTGAGCCAGTTCAATGGCCAGGAATGGGAACAGGAAGGCGCTGCGCTGGCGCACTTGAGCCGGGAGTGA
- a CDS encoding TRAP transporter substrate-binding protein, with the protein MRLSHLLLSFVCLLPGAVLAQQPIVIKFSHVVAVDTPKGQAALRFKELAEKASQGKVKVEVFPNSQLYKDKEELEALQLGAVQMLAPSLAKFGPLGVKEYEVFDLPYIFPNKATLTAVMDGKIGQDLMQKLESKGIKGLAYWDNGFKIMSANKPLRSVADFKGLKMRIQASKVLDAQMRVLGANPQVLAFSEVYQALGNGLVDGTENPPSNMYTQKMHEVQKHLTVSNHGYLGYAVIVNKKFWDGLPADIRKILEKAMADATTYERAIAQRDNELALDAIKKSGKTAIYQQTPAEAAEWKKAMLPVHKEMEGRIGADLIKAIGQEAARNK; encoded by the coding sequence ATGCGTTTGTCCCATTTATTGCTGTCCTTCGTCTGCCTGCTGCCGGGCGCCGTGCTGGCGCAACAGCCGATTGTCATTAAATTCAGCCATGTGGTGGCGGTGGATACGCCCAAAGGCCAGGCCGCATTGCGTTTTAAGGAGTTGGCGGAAAAAGCCAGTCAGGGCAAAGTCAAAGTTGAAGTCTTTCCCAACAGCCAGCTGTATAAAGACAAAGAAGAATTGGAAGCGCTGCAACTGGGCGCAGTGCAAATGCTGGCGCCTTCGCTGGCCAAATTCGGCCCGCTCGGTGTGAAAGAATATGAAGTTTTTGATTTGCCTTACATCTTCCCGAATAAAGCCACCCTGACCGCCGTGATGGATGGCAAAATCGGCCAGGATTTGATGCAAAAACTGGAAAGCAAGGGCATCAAAGGTTTGGCCTACTGGGACAATGGCTTCAAAATCATGTCCGCCAACAAGCCTTTGCGCAGCGTGGCTGACTTCAAAGGGTTGAAGATGCGGATTCAAGCCTCCAAGGTGCTGGATGCGCAAATGCGCGTGCTCGGCGCCAATCCGCAAGTGCTGGCGTTCTCTGAAGTGTATCAAGCGCTCGGCAATGGCCTGGTGGATGGCACCGAAAACCCGCCCTCCAATATGTACACGCAAAAAATGCATGAAGTACAAAAGCATCTGACCGTCTCCAACCATGGCTATCTGGGTTATGCTGTGATCGTCAACAAAAAATTCTGGGACGGACTGCCGGCGGATATCCGCAAGATCCTGGAAAAAGCCATGGCTGACGCCACCACTTATGAACGCGCCATCGCCCAGCGCGACAATGAGCTGGCGCTGGACGCCATCAAAAAATCCGGTAAAACCGCGATTTACCAGCAAACCCCGGCTGAAGCCGCTGAATGGAAAAAAGCCATGTTGCCGGTGCATAAAGAAATGGAAGGGCGGATCGGCGCAGACCTGATCAAAGCCATCGGCCAGGAAGCGGCGCGCAATAAATAA
- a CDS encoding TRAP transporter small permease, translating into MKYLDRLEEILIASLMACATLIIFVAVLHRYASGWPIPWLQDKLIAINMSWAREACILMFVWMAKFGAAYGVRSGIHVGVDVLVKRLGPGGQKFCILFSVLAGVLFTATLAAIGAGMVYHKFGDTMTTEVMELPLWMVYLAIPLASGLMAFRFLQVGWTYLKTGAMPQHDHGHVDGLDEQELMREQRT; encoded by the coding sequence ATGAAATACCTGGATCGCCTGGAAGAAATCCTGATCGCCAGCCTGATGGCCTGCGCCACCCTGATCATTTTTGTGGCGGTGTTGCACCGCTATGCTTCAGGCTGGCCTATCCCCTGGCTGCAAGACAAATTGATTGCGATCAATATGAGTTGGGCGCGTGAAGCCTGCATTCTGATGTTTGTCTGGATGGCCAAATTCGGCGCCGCATACGGCGTGCGCAGCGGCATTCATGTCGGCGTCGATGTTCTGGTCAAACGTCTCGGGCCGGGCGGTCAGAAATTCTGCATCCTGTTCTCCGTGTTGGCCGGCGTCTTGTTCACCGCCACGCTGGCGGCGATCGGGGCCGGCATGGTGTACCACAAATTCGGCGACACCATGACCACCGAGGTGATGGAGCTGCCCTTGTGGATGGTGTATCTGGCGATTCCGCTGGCCTCCGGTTTGATGGCCTTCCGTTTTTTACAAGTCGGCTGGACGTATCTCAAAACCGGGGCCATGCCGCAGCATGATCATGGCCATGTGGACGGACTGGATGAACAGGAATTGATGCGGGAGCAGCGCACATGA
- a CDS encoding TRAP transporter large permease subunit, with protein MNTILIFSLLILLMLSGMPISIALGLTVLTFLFTMTTTEVETVALKLFTGIENFEIMAIPFFILAGNFLTHGGVARRMIRFASSMVGHFHGGLALGGVLACALFAAVSGSSPATVVAIGSIILPALIKQGYPPRFGAGVITTSGALGILIPPSIVMVMYSVSTNTSIGKLFMAGVVPGLMLAFLLGLTTWYLARKNNYPRMPRASWDERWQAFREAFWGLALIVLVMGGIYSGIFMPTEAAAMSAVYAFVIALFVYKDLRWRDVYKVLLSSAAMSAMLLYIITNAILFSYLMTNEGVPQAMADWMLAQGMGVASFLLIVNVLLLIAGNVMEPSSIVLIMAPILFPIAMKLGVDPVHFGILIVVNMEVGMCHPPVGLNLYVASGITKMGITELTVAVWPWLLTMLGFLMIVTYVPAISLFLPQLLGM; from the coding sequence ATGAACACGATTTTGATTTTTTCGCTGCTGATCCTGCTGATGTTGAGCGGGATGCCGATTTCGATTGCGCTGGGCTTAACCGTACTCACCTTTTTATTCACCATGACCACCACCGAAGTCGAAACGGTGGCCTTGAAGTTATTCACCGGAATTGAAAACTTCGAAATCATGGCGATTCCCTTTTTCATTCTGGCCGGCAATTTTTTAACGCATGGCGGGGTGGCGCGCCGCATGATCCGCTTTGCTTCCAGCATGGTCGGGCATTTTCACGGCGGTCTGGCCTTGGGCGGGGTGTTGGCCTGCGCCCTGTTCGCCGCCGTGTCCGGCTCCTCGCCGGCCACCGTGGTGGCGATTGGCTCGATTATTCTGCCGGCCCTGATCAAACAGGGTTACCCGCCCCGTTTTGGCGCAGGCGTGATCACCACCTCGGGCGCGCTTGGCATTTTGATTCCGCCCTCGATTGTGATGGTGATGTATTCCGTCTCCACCAATACCTCCATCGGCAAGCTGTTCATGGCCGGGGTTGTGCCGGGTTTGATGCTGGCGTTTCTGCTCGGCCTCACCACCTGGTATCTGGCGCGCAAAAATAACTACCCGCGCATGCCGCGCGCTTCCTGGGATGAGCGCTGGCAAGCCTTCCGTGAAGCATTTTGGGGCTTGGCCTTGATCGTTTTGGTGATGGGCGGGATTTACAGCGGGATTTTCATGCCGACCGAAGCCGCCGCCATGTCCGCCGTGTACGCCTTTGTGATCGCCCTGTTTGTGTATAAAGACTTGCGCTGGCGCGATGTGTATAAAGTCCTGCTGTCCTCTGCCGCCATGTCGGCCATGCTGCTCTACATCATCACAAATGCGATTTTGTTTTCGTATTTGATGACCAATGAAGGTGTGCCGCAAGCGATGGCGGATTGGATGTTAGCGCAAGGCATGGGGGTGGCAAGCTTCTTGCTTATAGTGAATGTGTTGCTGCTCATCGCCGGGAATGTGATGGAGCCATCGTCGATTGTCTTGATCATGGCGCCAATTCTGTTCCCGATTGCGATGAAGTTGGGCGTGGATCCGGTGCACTTCGGCATCCTGATTGTGGTGAATATGGAAGTCGGCATGTGTCATCCACCGGTAGGATTAAACCTGTATGTTGCCTCCGGCATCACCAAAATGGGGATCACCGAGTTGACAGTGGCGGTCTGGCCCTGGTTGTTGACGATGTTGGGCTTTCTGATGATCGTCACCTATGTTCCGGCAATTTCCCTGTTCTTGCCGCAACTGCTGGGAATGTAG
- a CDS encoding NAD-dependent epimerase/dehydratase family protein produces the protein MIIGNGLLAQAFSPRYANDPEVLVFASGVSNSRETDPAAFAREKEMLQHACAEGRELVYFSTCSVHDPELANSPYVQHKKAMEEMVAALPHFAIFRLPQVVGRTPNPHTLTNFLHHQIVSGATFHIWRNARRNLIDVDDVAKIGTWLLDHHEADDIITNIACPFSIAIPDLVAIFEDALGMRAACDVQEAGGKYMIDTRLAFSVAPKAGVEFDDFYVKRLIHKYYAPAKS, from the coding sequence ATGATTATTGGCAACGGATTACTGGCGCAAGCCTTTTCCCCGCGTTACGCAAACGACCCCGAAGTGCTGGTGTTTGCCTCGGGCGTCTCGAATTCGCGTGAAACCGATCCTGCAGCGTTCGCGCGGGAAAAAGAAATGTTGCAGCACGCCTGCGCCGAAGGGCGCGAGCTGGTGTACTTCAGCACCTGCAGCGTACATGATCCTGAGCTGGCCAACAGCCCCTATGTGCAGCACAAAAAAGCGATGGAAGAAATGGTCGCGGCGCTGCCGCACTTTGCTATTTTCCGTCTGCCGCAAGTGGTCGGGCGCACGCCGAACCCGCACACCCTGACCAATTTCCTGCACCATCAAATCGTCAGCGGCGCCACCTTTCATATCTGGCGCAATGCGCGCCGCAATCTGATTGATGTTGATGATGTCGCCAAAATCGGAACCTGGCTGCTGGATCACCACGAAGCCGACGACATCATCACCAATATCGCCTGTCCGTTTTCAATCGCCATCCCGGATCTGGTGGCGATTTTTGAAGACGCGCTGGGCATGCGCGCCGCCTGTGATGTGCAGGAAGCCGGCGGCAAATACATGATCGACACCCGGCTCGCGTTTTCAGTCGCGCCCAAGGCCGGGGTCGAATTTGATGATTTTTATGTCAAGCGTCTGATTCACAAATACTATGCACCCGCCAAGTCTTGA
- a CDS encoding glycosyltransferase family 2 protein: MHPPSLEPTLALSLVIPVYGSEKVLPELVARVRDTLDTLPDVRGSYEIVFVCDRSPDQSWQVIQRLSSEYNFVRGILLRMNAGQHNALMAGFAHARGRRIVTMDDDLQHAPSDIPKLLAELERGHDLVYARFGQRRHAGWKILGSKLNDSVASFLLNKPRDMYLSPFRAIRAEICRDILRYQGPYVYVDGLLLTATRNIGSIEVAHHERFAGDSGYSFKKSVSLWLKMATSFSIVPLRLTSLAGMLFAGLGFLLALLFIVQKFTINRMPDGWSSLMVTILILGGVQLLALGVLGEYLGRVLLTINAKPQYVIGAKAGFDNSQEPAC; the protein is encoded by the coding sequence ATGCACCCGCCAAGTCTTGAACCCACGCTTGCCCTCTCGCTGGTGATTCCTGTGTACGGCAGCGAAAAAGTGCTGCCGGAACTGGTCGCCCGCGTGCGCGACACGCTGGATACCCTGCCGGATGTGCGCGGCAGCTATGAAATCGTGTTCGTCTGCGACCGTTCGCCCGATCAAAGCTGGCAAGTGATCCAGCGTTTAAGCAGTGAATACAACTTTGTGCGCGGCATCTTATTGCGCATGAACGCCGGCCAGCACAATGCCCTGATGGCCGGCTTTGCGCATGCGCGCGGACGGCGCATTGTCACCATGGACGACGATTTGCAGCATGCGCCTTCGGACATTCCGAAACTGCTGGCTGAATTGGAGCGCGGCCATGATCTGGTGTATGCGCGCTTCGGCCAGCGCCGCCATGCCGGCTGGAAAATTCTCGGCAGCAAACTCAATGACAGCGTAGCCAGCTTTTTGCTCAACAAGCCGCGCGATATGTATCTTTCGCCCTTTCGCGCGATCCGCGCCGAAATTTGCCGCGACATCCTGCGCTATCAGGGGCCGTATGTGTATGTCGATGGCTTGTTGCTGACCGCGACCCGGAATATCGGCAGCATCGAAGTGGCGCACCATGAGCGCTTCGCCGGCGACAGCGGCTACAGCTTCAAAAAAAGCGTCTCGCTGTGGCTCAAAATGGCCACCAGCTTTTCCATTGTGCCGTTGCGCTTAACCTCGCTGGCCGGCATGTTGTTTGCGGGCCTGGGCTTTTTACTGGCGCTCTTATTCATCGTTCAAAAATTCACCATCAACCGCATGCCGGACGGCTGGTCTTCGCTGATGGTGACGATTTTGATTCTGGGCGGGGTGCAATTGCTGGCCCTGGGCGTGCTTGGCGAATATCTGGGCCGCGTGCTGTTGACGATCAACGCCAAACCGCAATATGTGATCGGGGCCAAGGCCGGCTTTGACAATTCGCAGGAGCCGGCATGCTGA
- a CDS encoding GtrA family protein: protein MLNALWQRHRQFLLYCICGGSGVVAHYAVYLLLCLALDKQVANAAGYLAGTLLSFALNRVFTFNLRDRTAQRLAQFLITAGAGYLASALLLGVLVDVLHMDKRFALIPVLPLVVLLQFTLNKRFAFKGASQ from the coding sequence ATGCTGAACGCATTATGGCAACGCCATCGCCAATTCCTCTTGTATTGCATTTGTGGCGGCAGCGGCGTGGTGGCGCATTACGCCGTGTATCTGCTGCTCTGCCTGGCGCTTGATAAACAAGTGGCGAACGCCGCCGGCTATCTCGCCGGCACGCTGCTGTCCTTTGCTTTAAACCGGGTTTTCACCTTCAATCTGCGGGATCGCACCGCGCAACGTCTGGCGCAATTTTTAATCACCGCCGGGGCCGGCTATCTCGCCTCCGCACTCTTGCTGGGCGTGCTGGTCGATGTGCTGCATATGGATAAGCGTTTTGCGCTGATTCCCGTGTTGCCGCTGGTGGTGCTCCTGCAATTCACACTCAACAAACGCTTCGCCTTCAAAGGCGCGAGCCAATGA
- a CDS encoding NAD(P)/FAD-dependent oxidoreductase → MEHEYDVAIVGAGFTGLTAALDLTRAGKKVLVLEADSVPGGLASTFDFRDGVRIEKFYHHWFNNDVYVPELVRDLGLEGEIVTMPSKTGMYFNGRHWRLSTPLDLLRFSPLSFWERIRLGLLVFQVRRVKDWKSIEHLSIREWLEPLCGKNVFRIVWQPLIENKFSVVADAVNAVWMWKKLVLRGSTRDSKGGEQLAYFRGGFGRLAEEMVKQIRAGGGEVRYGAHAQEVVSANGRLQALRTGEGLVRARQFLFTPSFSIIADILQKDAPADYLARLRRVRYLGNACLVLELDRSLSDTYWLNVNDPGFPFVGVIEHTNFDSPQNYGGKHIVFLSRYLAKEDPVWTYSDEQYLDFALQHLQRMFPQMQRSWIQEYRIWRAEFAQPVTERNYSSYVPGQETPYANGWISSMAQIYPEDRGTNYAIREGRAMAQKLLKLLS, encoded by the coding sequence ATGGAACATGAATACGATGTCGCCATCGTCGGGGCCGGCTTTACCGGTTTGACGGCGGCCCTGGATTTGACGCGCGCCGGCAAAAAAGTCTTGGTGTTGGAAGCTGACAGCGTGCCCGGCGGTTTGGCCAGCACTTTTGATTTCCGCGATGGCGTGCGGATCGAAAAGTTTTATCACCACTGGTTTAATAATGATGTGTATGTGCCGGAACTGGTGCGCGACCTGGGCCTGGAAGGCGAAATCGTCACCATGCCCTCGAAAACCGGCATGTATTTCAATGGCCGCCACTGGCGCCTTTCGACTCCGCTCGACTTGCTGCGCTTTTCCCCGCTCAGTTTCTGGGAACGCATCCGCTTAGGCTTGCTGGTGTTCCAGGTGCGCCGCGTAAAAGACTGGAAGAGCATCGAACATCTTTCGATCCGCGAATGGCTGGAGCCTTTGTGCGGCAAAAATGTGTTCCGCATCGTCTGGCAACCGCTGATCGAAAATAAATTCTCGGTGGTGGCGGACGCCGTGAATGCGGTCTGGATGTGGAAAAAACTGGTTTTGCGCGGCAGCACGCGCGATTCCAAAGGCGGCGAGCAGCTGGCGTATTTCCGTGGCGGTTTTGGCCGTCTGGCGGAAGAGATGGTCAAGCAAATCCGCGCCGGCGGCGGTGAAGTGCGCTACGGCGCTCATGCGCAGGAAGTGGTGAGCGCAAATGGCCGTTTGCAAGCATTGCGCACCGGCGAGGGATTGGTGCGCGCACGCCAATTCCTGTTCACGCCTTCGTTCTCAATCATTGCCGACATTTTGCAAAAAGATGCGCCGGCGGATTATCTGGCGCGCCTGCGCCGCGTGCGCTATCTGGGCAACGCCTGCCTGGTGCTGGAACTGGATCGCAGCCTGTCTGACACCTACTGGCTGAATGTGAACGACCCCGGCTTCCCCTTTGTCGGCGTGATCGAACACACCAATTTCGACTCGCCGCAAAACTACGGCGGCAAACACATCGTTTTCCTGTCGCGCTATCTGGCCAAGGAAGACCCGGTGTGGACTTATTCGGATGAGCAATATCTCGACTTCGCTTTGCAGCATCTGCAGCGCATGTTCCCGCAAATGCAACGTTCCTGGATTCAGGAATACCGCATCTGGCGCGCCGAATTCGCTCAACCTGTCACCGAGCGCAATTATTCAAGCTATGTGCCGGGACAGGAAACCCCGTACGCCAATGGCTGGATCAGCAGCATGGCGCAGATTTATCCGGAAGATCGCGGCACCAATTATGCGATCCGCGAAGGCCGCGCGATGGCGCAAAAACTGCTCAAGCTGTTGAGCTGA
- a CDS encoding SGNH/GDSL hydrolase family protein, whose product MKYLYAAAANSLALALLPLLLAQGRRARRSTPRLPEAAGARQGLISAPQETCAEPPLRLLAIGESPVAGVGVTHQEHAVTYRFAQALAQHSARAVQWQALGMNGATAAQARHTLLPRVAGQFDIVLLAFGVNDVSQFHSMRHYRQALSALAAALAQRCQPRLLLVSGAPPVQYLSALPQPLRAILGLKAAALNAVSMEVAAHGGWLHAPIAFDVQDPALLASDGYHPSALGAQLWGEELARLAWGAWHGASHAPYVFNNPRKHVS is encoded by the coding sequence ATGAAGTATCTGTATGCGGCAGCGGCCAACAGCCTGGCCCTGGCCTTGCTGCCGCTATTGCTGGCGCAAGGCCGGCGTGCGCGCCGCAGCACGCCGCGCCTGCCGGAAGCCGCCGGCGCGCGCCAGGGTTTGATCAGCGCGCCGCAAGAGACCTGCGCCGAACCGCCTTTGCGCCTGCTGGCCATAGGCGAATCGCCGGTGGCCGGAGTTGGCGTGACACATCAGGAACATGCCGTGACTTACCGTTTTGCGCAAGCCTTGGCGCAACACAGCGCCCGCGCGGTGCAGTGGCAGGCGCTGGGCATGAACGGCGCCACTGCCGCACAAGCCCGGCACACCCTGCTGCCCCGGGTCGCGGGACAGTTCGACATTGTCTTGCTGGCGTTTGGCGTGAATGACGTCAGCCAGTTCCACAGCATGCGCCATTATCGCCAGGCGCTGTCCGCGCTGGCGGCGGCGCTGGCGCAACGCTGTCAACCGCGTCTTTTACTGGTGTCCGGCGCGCCGCCGGTGCAATATCTGTCGGCGCTGCCGCAACCCCTGCGCGCCATTCTCGGCTTGAAAGCCGCCGCCTTGAATGCGGTCAGCATGGAAGTCGCGGCGCACGGCGGCTGGCTGCATGCGCCCATCGCCTTTGATGTGCAAGATCCGGCATTGTTGGCCAGCGATGGTTATCACCCCTCGGCCTTGGGGGCGCAGCTGTGGGGTGAGGAATTGGCGCGGTTGGCGTGGGGCGCGTGGCATGGGGCGTCCCATGCGCCATATGTATTTAACAACCCTCGCAAACACGTTTCTTAG
- a CDS encoding response regulator gives MTASENVRSILLVDDDEMLLAYLAEVLQFAGFQIWSATNGQDALQVALDQEPSLALLDINMPGMSGLELARHLRHESAIPFMFLSSLDDMEIVKQATRYGAVGYLVKPVNQSQLLPAITAALARADDIRQLRNNEMSLTAALDAGRETSMAVGLLMMRFRLTRHLAFQKLRDQSRSQRRKISEVAKEMLTQHESSLSQPEKS, from the coding sequence ATGACAGCAAGCGAAAATGTGCGCAGCATTCTGTTAGTGGACGATGATGAAATGCTGCTGGCCTATTTGGCCGAAGTGTTGCAATTTGCCGGCTTTCAGATATGGAGCGCCACCAATGGCCAGGATGCTTTGCAAGTGGCGCTGGATCAAGAGCCATCATTGGCCTTACTCGACATTAATATGCCCGGCATGTCGGGGCTGGAGCTGGCGCGCCATTTGCGCCACGAAAGCGCGATTCCCTTCATGTTTCTGTCTTCCCTCGATGATATGGAAATCGTCAAGCAGGCCACGCGCTATGGCGCGGTGGGCTATCTGGTGAAGCCGGTCAATCAAAGTCAGCTGTTGCCGGCCATCACCGCCGCCCTGGCGCGCGCCGACGATATCCGGCAATTACGCAACAATGAAATGAGCCTGACTGCTGCGCTTGACGCCGGGCGCGAAACCAGTATGGCGGTGGGCTTGCTGATGATGCGTTTCCGCCTGACCCGCCATCTGGCTTTCCAAAAACTGCGCGACCAGTCGCGTTCGCAGCGGCGCAAAATCAGTGAAGTGGCGAAAGAAATGTTAACCCAGCACGAAAGCAGTTTAAGCCAGCCGGAAAAATCCTGA
- the soxZ gene encoding thiosulfate oxidation carrier complex protein SoxZ, with protein sequence MAAEPMRIRAIQQGAHTEVKILMRHDMETGQRKEADGKLVPAHFIQQVQVQHNNKTVLNAMFGPSVSKDPYLSFKFNGGAKGESVRVQWRDNRGESRSDEVQIA encoded by the coding sequence ATGGCGGCAGAACCGATGCGCATTCGTGCGATACAACAAGGCGCGCACACCGAAGTCAAGATTTTGATGCGGCATGATATGGAAACCGGGCAGCGCAAAGAGGCCGATGGCAAGCTTGTGCCGGCCCATTTCATCCAGCAAGTGCAGGTGCAGCACAATAACAAAACCGTGCTGAATGCGATGTTTGGCCCTTCAGTCTCTAAAGACCCGTATCTGTCTTTCAAATTCAATGGCGGCGCCAAAGGCGAGAGCGTGCGGGTGCAATGGCGCGACAATCGTGGCGAAAGTCGCAGTGATGAAGTGCAAATTGCGTGA
- the soxY gene encoding thiosulfate oxidation carrier protein SoxY → MSKSITRRDALRFAGVLSLAFGAGWLRPQDVLAADWNGRAFEAKTLADVLQALGGDKFEVSPLLQLNAPDIAENGAVVPVGVSSSANLSKIAILVEKNPNPLSAAFDLAPGTLAQVSTRVKMGATSTVHALALADGKWLLASKEIKVTLGGCGG, encoded by the coding sequence ATGAGCAAGTCGATCACGCGCCGCGATGCGCTGCGCTTTGCCGGCGTACTGAGTCTGGCCTTCGGGGCCGGCTGGCTGCGTCCGCAAGATGTGCTGGCGGCAGATTGGAATGGCCGCGCTTTTGAGGCCAAAACGCTGGCCGATGTATTGCAGGCTTTAGGCGGCGATAAGTTTGAAGTGTCCCCGCTGTTGCAGCTGAATGCGCCGGATATTGCTGAAAACGGCGCCGTGGTGCCGGTCGGCGTGAGCAGCTCGGCGAATCTGAGCAAAATCGCGATTCTGGTCGAAAAGAATCCGAATCCCCTGTCCGCCGCCTTTGATCTGGCGCCCGGTACGCTGGCCCAGGTCAGCACGCGCGTCAAAATGGGCGCCACGTCCACCGTCCACGCATTGGCGCTGGCGGATGGCAAGTGGTTGTTGGCTTCCAAAGAAATCAAAGTCACGCTTGGCGGCTGTGGCGGTTAA
- a CDS encoding methyltransferase domain-containing protein: protein MSAPPPKFENRNPELPQFWQERFAARFTPWDSGAAPRQAQEFVRDHAPRTVLLPGCGNAWEVACFAAYGWTPLALDFAPAAVQQARARLAQQDPALAACVQEGDFFSWQPAQPLGAIYERAFFCALPPAQRVRIVQRWAELLPEGGLLFGYFFIDPAADAVRGPPFTIQAPVLQGLMETAFDCLVDQAASDSIDVFAARERWQVWRRRVAHGISQSQESQ from the coding sequence ATGAGCGCGCCGCCGCCCAAGTTTGAAAATCGCAACCCGGAATTGCCGCAATTCTGGCAAGAGCGTTTCGCCGCCCGTTTCACGCCCTGGGATTCCGGCGCCGCGCCGCGCCAGGCGCAGGAATTTGTGCGCGACCATGCGCCGCGCACCGTGTTGCTGCCGGGCTGCGGCAATGCCTGGGAAGTCGCCTGTTTTGCCGCGTATGGCTGGACCCCGCTGGCGCTGGATTTTGCCCCGGCGGCAGTGCAACAGGCGCGCGCCCGTCTGGCGCAGCAAGATCCGGCGCTGGCCGCTTGCGTGCAGGAAGGCGATTTTTTCAGCTGGCAGCCGGCGCAGCCGCTGGGCGCGATTTATGAACGGGCCTTTTTTTGCGCCCTGCCGCCAGCGCAGCGCGTGCGGATTGTGCAGCGTTGGGCCGAGCTCTTGCCCGAAGGCGGCTTATTGTTTGGCTATTTTTTTATTGACCCCGCAGCCGATGCGGTGCGCGGGCCGCCGTTTACAATTCAAGCCCCGGTTTTGCAGGGTTTGATGGAAACGGCATTTGATTGTCTGGTGGATCAAGCCGCCAGCGATTCCATCGATGTGTTTGCAGCCCGCGAGCGCTGGCAGGTCTGGCGCCGTCGCGTTGCCCACGGTATTTCTCAATCACAGGAGAGTCAATGA